One genomic window of Paracholeplasma morum includes the following:
- the chrA gene encoding chromate efflux transporter, whose amino-acid sequence MKKENHLTFLKDVFLCSLGSYGGPEAHYGVFQSYLVKKKGYLSEDELSELIGLYTLVPGPSSTQTITAIGYHVGGKKLAILSFLVWALPAIVIMGLFGLFFGVIKSIGRLNDMIQFLPAVAIGFILYAGINMTLKIGKNKSNILLYTVMLALSYFLVSYSMWIIPGLLLLGGLYQLLTHYDHSKLLKTSIKLNYWIVISVIGIAIFNEIMVIVFDQTLITLLVSFYRYGYQVIGGGQVVIPLMITDLVQTGLISLEDFLAGYAIDQAIPGPLFSFASFIGSRAFSDSPYALLIGILSSLSIFLPGILLVFFIYPLWKQARNLTHVKHFLKGITITASSVVMTTGIKQVINLDGEFVLYGILGLTLVLLLTKKISAPLIVVLVLLIGLIF is encoded by the coding sequence CTAACATTTTTAAAAGACGTATTTTTATGTTCTTTAGGATCTTATGGTGGCCCAGAAGCTCATTATGGTGTGTTTCAGTCTTACTTAGTCAAGAAGAAAGGCTATTTAAGCGAAGATGAACTCAGTGAACTTATCGGGCTTTATACGTTAGTACCTGGTCCTAGTAGTACTCAAACCATCACTGCGATAGGTTATCATGTCGGTGGTAAAAAACTTGCAATCTTAAGTTTTCTTGTGTGGGCATTGCCTGCGATTGTGATTATGGGACTATTTGGATTATTCTTTGGAGTCATTAAATCTATCGGCAGATTGAATGACATGATTCAGTTCTTACCAGCTGTTGCCATAGGGTTTATCTTATATGCAGGGATCAATATGACCCTGAAGATAGGAAAGAATAAAAGTAATATCTTGTTATATACTGTGATGTTAGCACTATCCTACTTCTTAGTCAGTTATTCGATGTGGATAATTCCAGGGTTACTATTGCTTGGAGGGTTATACCAATTGCTCACCCACTATGATCATTCTAAACTGTTGAAGACTTCAATCAAACTCAATTATTGGATAGTGATTAGCGTTATCGGTATTGCCATATTCAATGAGATAATGGTTATTGTATTTGATCAAACATTAATCACTTTGCTAGTCTCATTTTACCGATATGGGTATCAGGTTATTGGGGGTGGACAAGTGGTCATTCCGTTAATGATTACTGACTTAGTCCAAACTGGGTTAATCAGTCTTGAAGACTTCCTAGCTGGATACGCGATTGACCAAGCCATCCCAGGACCATTATTCAGTTTTGCGTCATTTATAGGGTCAAGGGCATTTAGCGATTCACCTTATGCTTTATTGATTGGGATTTTATCCTCTTTAAGTATATTTTTACCGGGAATTCTATTGGTGTTTTTCATTTATCCCTTATGGAAACAAGCCAGAAATTTAACTCATGTTAAGCATTTCCTAAAAGGGATTACGATTACGGCCTCATCGGTGGTTATGACAACAGGCATTAAACAAGTGATTAACTTAGATGGTGAGTTTGTCTTATATGGGATATTAGGGTTAACACTGGTATTAC